The following nucleotide sequence is from Carassius auratus strain Wakin unplaced genomic scaffold, ASM336829v1 scaf_tig00214669, whole genome shotgun sequence.
TTTAATtcacattgataaaatataagcaagattataaaatttgttttatatcagtattttatgtgCTCATTTATTGTCACAGATGACTAATTTGATGTTCTTTTCTAGACTCTTAGTGTGGTTGAACCGTCCACTCTTGAAGTCAACACTCTGTCCCAGTCAGAAGACACAGACGTAGAGAAggtacttttttaaaaatcatttttaattttatatctgttttaaattagaatttcatCCACACATTTATTGTTTCAATCAATGTCACAGATGACTAATTTGATGTTCTTTTCTAGACTCTTAGTGTGGTTGAACCGTCCACTCTTGAAGTCAACACACTGTCCCAGTCAGAAGACACAGACGTATAGAAGGTACTGCAATTGAttgagtgattttattttattgttattttatcgttttaatttattattttattatattttttgatttatttacagttgtgttcaaaattattcaacccccttgacttgcaagacaatttgctgtggaggataacattttatgaaatcaatttaacgaaggcatcagtaaagtattagagaaagtttgttaatacacttttgagtgattctgagaatggaaaattgatgaatcatgataaaattcgaattggctctaaacattcatgttcaaaattattcaaccccctttgtgcagaatcttttattctttaaaatcaccaataaacactgtctgtaagtgtttagaagcttctgtcacctctctactacagtttggcccattccacacctgaaaaagctttcagatcgctgataatctttggttttcacattgccactgctttcttcaaattcaaccagatatttgaaatgagaattaagcctggagactgaacagatcactcaagtacattctatgactgatccctgaaccaagcagaagtagatttggatgtgtactctgggatgactgtcctgcaggaaagtccattgatcatcagcttcagtctttgcaccaaaggcatcacaattcttgtcaaaatggcctgacacttaaaagaatccatgatgtccttcatacagtcatgatttccacttccttctacagtaaagaaaccccataacaggactgatccacctccaagtttgacgatagagatggtgttcttctgcttatgagttttgcctgttttgcagcagacatactgctgatccatgggtccaaaaagttccagtttggtcacatccctccataaaacattcctcatgagctccacaagtctacacaaatgaaCTTTAGTTAGTTCaagtctgccttttgttcttcttgatcaagagtggtattcatcaagatgtctccacataaaggcaatacttgtctagtgttcttctacacaccgctttgaaatggttttcctcctttcattgggtcatcttgcaagtctttggctgtacattgcagatttttctcagttgctctgattaaacattttatgatattgtgctttttcttccacaacctcaaatgttttctggtaaaacacactttaagctaagaaataaggctgagagctgtgtctctaggaactttcaatgtcttggaaatcttcatatagccttagcctttctaaagtaatacaatatttcttcaattttgcttttgtgagatctcttttgatatttttgctacttaacttcaacacatgcatgggctaactgtatgtgtaacggctcaagctaattctgtttttaatagagtttctaaaagcttaattgtgtctTGAGACTGTtacattccccaccatgcaaataagtgatttaaaaacagcaatgttgaataggggttgaataactatgacatagcagtattattaaaaaaaatcttataactcaaatatattacattatatattgacaatatcacttttaatattcaagtgaactgttatagatgcaagttttattatatcctggatcttcagaaaagcttgtatttgtaaagtactgcagtctctaggtggttgaataattttgaacacaactgtatttatttattttgctttggtaactcatttataacataattattttattttaatttaattttttgatttcatgttttcagCTGAAAGTTGTCAGTGATCAGTCAGTGTTGGACTCCAGTATCTGTGCAGCCTCTGAAGGACTGGAAAAGGTAATTCATTATCAATTTGTACAGTCCCTGAATCCTTTGTCTGCagtagaatgtttatttattttttatttctgtttccttaaTTTCAGGTGACTCTGAAGAAGGACCAGTTACTATTGGATGATCAGGACTGTGTTGAGAAGGTAATTAAATGtgcattgcatattttatgaaatgttagaTTGATGTTGCAAGAAATCATCTCTACATAAGTCttgctttttttcattgttttcagatgTCACCTGTCAAAGAGCATGTGTTGAATGAGGAGCAGAGCTTTTGTGCCCCAGTTGAAGGAGTTAAGGAGGTATTCACATGTTTCGGATGAACTGTTATTTCAGTGCAACAGTGATTGCTCTGAAGTCCATGTCTGCATGAACTGTACACTTTGCTGTTACTAAATGCATGTATTTAGTGACCTGTTTTCACTTTCAGTAATATTAGTCGATGTCTGAATCAGGGGTGTCCAGACTCGGTCCTGGAGggtcagtgtcctgcagagtttacaccggccctccaggaccgctCTAAATGTAGATTTGTAGTAATATATTGACCAGTACCTTTTAAGGTCTGTAacgtaaatgtttttaatgattgtaAGTGATCTTATTAACTAAATGACCACAACTTCCctgtcattaaaaatacattaaattattattgaaagaCAATGCAGCTCGTAATGTAGTATCACATGTATGTTTTAGAATCTTTCTTTGTTGCTTTAATTTAACACtcactgatgtttttttcttcacaggTCTGCAGACATGTTGTGGTCACTTCAGCAATATCAAGCATGGATAAATGTGCTGAATGTGTGGGACCTGTTGCAGCTCTCAAGTGGATTGGCCTGAGATGTAAATGTTAGTATGGTGATTTGTACTCTATACATCatgacatttctatttttatcattttagtatCACTAATCAACGTTATGAAGTCAGTTCAAAATGGGATAACTGTTGAGTTTGGCAGTAGGAGAGAAGGAGATTTCAGACCATTGCTAATGCACAGATATGtaataccattaataataataggagTGTTACATTGTTTTCACCTTATTCTACGTTTAGGCATAGAATCTCGTGTTAGCGGTTGAACGTGTCCTGACATGTGACATTTCTTTTATAGTGTGCTCCAGTTTTTGGCATAAGTCCTGCTATCTGAAGCTTCATGAATGGGATGGAAGACGGTCATCGtgtgtaagaaaatatttgatttgatacatTTGTTCCATATTTTTGAGTTATCGGTGCtgtaaattaatcataaatattttgaCAATAGGAAGTAAGTTCAGAGGAAGATGAGCTGTCAGATGAGGATTACATACCTCAGTCAGAGTCAGACCATCAGTCAGACAGTTCAGATGAGTTGACAACAAGACCAGCACGTTACGACCAAGCTAAACTCTTAGATATACAGGAAGCTGCGTCATCTAAGTTTAGTGAACATCTGAGATCAGATGTAACTACCCTGAATGTGTCTAAGGGCAAAGGAAAAGGAGTCCTGAAGGTCATGGAAGCAGCAAGTGTGTATGATGAGTCTGATTTAATGTGTCATGAGGAGCAGTTTACTGATTTTGAGACAGACAGTGAATCAGACTTTCCCAGAAAGCAAGGCTCAGTGGTATGCAGGTCAACAGATGTGCTTATGTCATCACCTCAATCACACAATAGTAAGCTTTTGAATTCAAAAAGCACAGTAACATTGAGAGAAGAGAGGGAACGCAGCATGGCTGGAGGTGATCATTGTGTGCAGTCACCAAAAATCTCCTGTTCAGCAAATAGGAAGAATTATTGTTACATCTGTGGGAAACCTCAGTCCAAGTTAGCGCGCCATTTGAAAACTCATATGGCTGAAGTTGAAGTTGTTCAGGCTTTGTCACTCCCAGTTCACTCAAAAGAACGTAAAGCAATGCTGCAAAAGCTCAGGAACAAGGGCAACTTTCAGCATAACACTGATGTTTTACAGTCTGGAGAGGGGGCTCTTAAAATAAAACGAGCACCAAAAAGAAAGTGTGATTCAAAGCAGTTTTTGCATTGCATGTACTGCAAAGGGTTGTTTGTACGGAGAGATCTGTGGCGTCATTTAAAAAGATGTCCCTCAAAACCAGCAGCTGACAGTGAAGAGCAAGGGAGGAGGAGAGTCTTGGGTCTGGCATCTATGGCAGAGTCTTCATTCAGTCAGCACATATCACAAGGAGTTTGGAAACTCTTAGGTGTGATGAAGCAGGATGACATTTCCGCTGTGGTCAAAAATGACCTGAGTATTCTTCAGCTTGCACAGTCGTTTTTTAACAAACATGGTCATGACCCTACCAAATTTGAGTATATTCGACAAAAACTCCGTGAAGTTGGAAGATTGTTGCTGACTTTGCGTAGACAGTTTTCTGTGTACAGTCTTGAAGAAGCTCTGAAACCTGCCAATTTTCATAGACTTATTCGAGCGGTTCAAATGGTGTCTGGCTATGATGATGAGAGCCACTGCTACCAAAGCCCAAGCCTTGCCCTGAAACTGGGGCATTCGTTGAATAAGATTTGTGAAATCATTCAGTGCCGAGCACTGATGTCTGAAGACAAGGAATTGATCTCATCAACAGAGACCTTCAAAAAGCTCTACTCCTCAAAGTGGTCTGAGATGATCTCACACACTGCTTTGGTGACACTGAATGAGGCCAAATTTAACAAGCCATCAACACTTCCCTTCACCCAGGATGTCCAGTCTCTTCATCAACTCCTTGAGAAGACTGCAGATACTGCTTTTCAGAAACTACAAGAGACTGCATCTCCTCAAAGCTATGCAGAACTGGCCAAAGCAACCCTCACCAGAATCATTGTTTTCAACCGCAGACGTGCAGGAGAGGTCTCTAAAATGCCGCTGAAGGCTTTCAATGAAAGGGACGGCacttctctccatgaagatgtaGCGATGGGCCTGAGCAAGTTTGAGCAGAAACTCTGCAGCCATTTCAGTCGAGTTGAGATCAGGGGGAAGAGGGGAAGAAAGGTTGCGGTTCTTCTCTCTCCTGATATGGTCGATGCCCTGATGCTACTGGTCAGCAGGAGAGGTACATGTGGAGTGCTAGACactaatactttcttgtttgctcGGCCAAACTGCCAGAGTTACTACAGAGGCCAGGACTCTCTGAGGGTATATGCAAGGGAATGTGGAGCTCAAAATCCAGAATTTCTCAGATCCACTCATCTTCGCAAGCACGTGGCTACACTCTCTCAAATCCTAAACCTGAAAAACAACGAGTTAGATCAGGTTGCTGATTTCTTAGGGCATGACATCCGTGTCCACCGTGACTATTACAGACTGCCAGAAGCCACTACTCAGCTTGCTAAAATATCAAAGCTACTGTTAGCCATGGAAAAGGGCTGCCTTCCTAATCTTCAAGGCAAATCCCTTGATGACATTGAGATTGAAGGTACGTCCATCCTAGCATGTTTAGCACAGCGGGTCTTTTTAAACTCACAGGGAGGTTTAAGAAAAGTAATCTCTGAAATATGTCTTGTGTTCGTTGTCATTAGGAATGGTTTATAAatggtgtgtgattgtgttatttcacttctgaatgcagatgtttttcatgttctgagttttatttttcattgaagatGAGATCATCATGACGGATTCTGATGACAGTGATCCTGAAGAAAGTGAATCTGATGATGAGGCTCTTGCTGGAGCTGCGGGAAACTCCAGTAATGCTGGTATGTGTCagctaagttttttttatttttaaatcatcaaaGTCAAAAATtatattgggtaacactttattttagggtctctaaACTACAGTGGTTTGAGTGTTGGCCCCCTtcctgatttcttatttttttgcatgttttgtcaCACTAATGTTTCAGAttatcaaacaaatttaaatattagtcaaaggtaacaaatttaaaagtaaacacatgcagtttttaaatgaaggtttttattattaagggaaaacaagATCCAAAACTACATTGCCCTTTGTTCAGAAGTGCCCCCCCCACCACCTTTGAAACTGGTTTATCACACCTGAGTTCAGTTTCTCCAGCCACACCTCTTCACAGTTAAGAAATCTCTTTAAATAGGACCTGTCTGATAAAAAGTGAAGTAGACCAAAAGATCCTCAAAAAACTAGACATCATGTCGACATTCAAAAATATGCAGACACAAATGATAAAGAAAGTAATTGAGATCTATCAATCTGGAAAAGGTTATACAGTTTTGGGACTCCAATGAACCACAGTGAGAGCCATTTTtcacaaactaaaaaaagtaaaaagtttatttgattagtgtttttttacgatacaaatcattgcaaagcaacttcacataaaattaagtttctacactatttagtagtagcttataagtggtgactgtcagtttatgtgcatatgacaggaatcaGACAtaatcaaccagacgatgaaaactattaacagcaattataatgtgattgcatagtaagcagcaatatttgttagttctgtatgttggtTCAGTGTTAACATCATCTGAgttcctctgaggggtcagcatcatctcttctcaggtgtttctggatccagactggtgcttgtgtaaatcctagttaccacaggatgaagatccagcaagaaacagagaaacaaattgaggcatcattagcatagctgctgttccaaccaagtacaattaattagtttaacccaagctaaatttgatcagatacaactgcagtcacaaattatgagatgcattatt
It contains:
- the LOC113092610 gene encoding uncharacterized protein LOC113092610 translates to MAEGVRRRRRLKPVEEAIQFSLEQKDKNGLEGRFISHLKGRGVFSCTDFEKGDFLLEYRGDLISKEECERRQRIYHDALKVFMFEFRYNGKLLCVDAARDDGSLGRLVNDDHINPNSRMKTIRVDGKPHLCLFATRSICPGEEITYDYGDSEWPWRCTTLSVVEPSTLEVNTLSQSEDTDVEKLKVVSDQSVLDSSICAASEGLEKVTLKKDQLLLDDQDCVEKMSPVKEHVLNEEQSFCAPVEGVKEVCRHVVVTSAISSMDKCAECVGPVAALKWIGLRCKLCSSFWHKSCYLKLHEWDGRRSSCEVSSEEDELSDEDYIPQSESDHQSDSSDELTTRPARYDQAKLLDIQEAASSKFSEHLRSDVTTLNVSKGKGKGVLKVMEAASVYDESDLMCHEEQFTDFETDSESDFPRKQGSVVCRSTDVLMSSPQSHNSKLLNSKSTVTLREERERSMAGGDHCVQSPKISCSANRKNYCYICGKPQSKLARHLKTHMAEVEVVQALSLPVHSKERKAMLQKLRNKGNFQHNTDVLQSGEGALKIKRAPKRKCDSKQFLHCMYCKGLFVRRDLWRHLKRCPSKPAADSEEQGRRRVLGLASMAESSFSQHISQGVWKLLGVMKQDDISAVVKNDLSILQLAQSFFNKHGHDPTKFEYIRQKLREVGRLLLTLRRQFSVYSLEEALKPANFHRLIRAVQMVSGYDDESHCYQSPSLALKLGHSLNKICEIIQCRALMSEDKELISSTETFKKLYSSKWSEMISHTALVTLNEAKFNKPSTLPFTQDVQSLHQLLEKTADTAFQKLQETASPQSYAELAKATLTRIIVFNRRRAGEVSKMPLKAFNERDGTSLHEDVAMGLSKFEQKLCSHFSRVEIRGKRGRKVAVLLSPDMVDALMLLVSRRGTCGVLDTNTFLFARPNCQSYYRGQDSLRVYARECGAQNPEFLRSTHLRKHVATLSQILNLKNNELDQVADFLGHDIRVHRDYYRLPEATTQLAKISKLLLAMEKGCLPNLQGKSLDDIEIEDEIIMTDSDDSDPEESESDDEALAGAAGNSSNAGMCQLSFFYF